One window of the Herbiconiux sp. L3-i23 genome contains the following:
- a CDS encoding four-carbon acid sugar kinase family protein, producing the protein MSGAEGWAADSPRGGRDLALSFYGDDFTGSTDVMEALELAGVPTVLFLEAPTTEQLAKHPDALAVGVAGIARAMTPDEMDEALPPIFERIAALGAPLFHYKVCSTFDSSPRIGSIGRAAELLRDAFGAAPVPVVVGVPELGRYTAFGQLFATADGRVHRIDRHPTMMRHPSTPMTEADLLVHLGRQTDLRGGLVDIRALESDDDTADAATDAAMQGDDDLVLLDVLDATSQRQAGRQLLRLAHRRTADGAVLAVIGSSGVEYALARTAPPAARPAVDVPGRIEQTLVIAGSRSPATDAQIAAARAEGFADVLVDPHAVTGADADAAITDVVHRAALAYRGGGHVLVHTPKKTGDGDVDGIALASALGRIAGVLVREVAARRLVVAGGDTSGFVTRSLAIDALRIIQPLAPGAPLCRVSSDDSAFDGMELCLKSGQVGAPDYFVRIAALGA; encoded by the coding sequence ATGAGCGGCGCAGAGGGCTGGGCGGCCGACAGCCCGCGCGGCGGACGGGATCTCGCCCTGTCGTTCTACGGCGACGACTTCACCGGCTCCACCGACGTGATGGAGGCGCTCGAGCTCGCCGGCGTGCCGACCGTGCTCTTCCTCGAGGCTCCGACGACCGAGCAGCTGGCGAAGCATCCCGACGCGCTGGCCGTCGGCGTCGCCGGCATCGCCCGGGCCATGACGCCCGACGAAATGGACGAGGCCCTCCCGCCGATCTTCGAACGGATCGCCGCGCTCGGCGCCCCGCTGTTCCACTACAAGGTCTGCTCGACGTTCGACTCGTCGCCGCGCATCGGCAGCATCGGCCGTGCGGCCGAACTGCTGAGGGACGCGTTCGGGGCAGCGCCCGTGCCGGTGGTCGTCGGGGTGCCGGAGCTCGGCCGGTACACGGCGTTCGGGCAGCTCTTCGCCACGGCGGACGGCCGCGTGCACCGCATCGACCGCCACCCGACGATGATGCGGCACCCCTCCACCCCGATGACCGAGGCCGACCTCCTCGTCCACCTCGGACGACAGACCGATCTGCGCGGAGGGCTCGTCGACATCCGCGCCCTCGAAAGCGACGACGACACCGCCGACGCCGCGACCGACGCGGCGATGCAGGGCGACGACGACCTCGTGCTGCTCGACGTGCTCGACGCCACCAGCCAGCGGCAGGCCGGGCGCCAACTGCTGAGGCTCGCGCATCGACGCACCGCCGACGGCGCTGTGCTCGCCGTGATCGGCTCCTCGGGGGTCGAGTACGCGCTCGCCCGCACCGCGCCGCCCGCAGCCCGCCCCGCCGTCGACGTGCCCGGCAGGATCGAGCAGACGCTGGTGATCGCCGGGTCCCGGTCACCCGCGACCGACGCGCAGATCGCCGCCGCCCGTGCGGAGGGCTTCGCCGACGTCCTCGTCGACCCGCACGCGGTCACCGGTGCCGACGCCGACGCGGCGATCACCGACGTGGTGCACCGCGCCGCCCTGGCGTACCGAGGCGGCGGTCACGTGCTGGTGCACACGCCGAAGAAGACCGGCGACGGCGACGTCGACGGAATCGCCCTCGCATCCGCGCTGGGCCGCATCGCCGGTGTGCTCGTGCGCGAGGTCGCGGCACGTCGACTCGTCGTCGCCGGGGGAGACACCTCGGGGTTCGTCACCCGCTCGCTCGCGATCGACGCGCTGCGGATCATCCAGCCGCTCGCGCCGGGAGCGCCGCTCTGTCGGGTCTCGAGCGACGACTCGGCCTTCGACGGCATGGAGCTGTGCCTGAAGTCCGGCCAGGTCGGCGCACCCGACTACTTCGTGCGCATCGCCGCGCTCGGCGCCTGA